In Bosea sp. PAMC 26642, the DNA window CGACGGCATTGGTCAGGGTGCGGCCGCGCATGAAGGCGAGCGGGGCGATCTCGATCATCCCCGTCGCCAGCGCGCGTTCGACATGGCGCGCCTCCATGAAGTCGTTCAGCGCGTCGTAGATCGGCCGCAGATACGGATCGACTTTTTCACGCATGTCTCCGGGCAGGAAACCGAGCCGCTCGCCGGCCTCGACCGCCGGTCGCGACAGTACCATGCGTTCAACGACGCCCTGCTCGATCAGCGAAACGGCATGACCGACTGCGAGCCAGGTCTTGCCGGTGCCGGCCGGGCCTTCTGCGAGCACGAGTTCATTGCGCTTGAGCTGGCGCAGATAGGCGTCCTGCGCCGCGTTGCGCGCACGCACGGGCCCGCGCTTTCGGGTCACGACCGCCTCGAACGAGGCCTTTCCGGCATTGTCGGCCGGGAACAGCGAGCGCTGGATGTTGCTCTCCTCGATCGCGCCGTCGACCTCGCCGAGCGTCACCGAGGCACCGGCCTTGGCGCGGGTGTAGAGCGTCTTCAGCACGCGCCCGGCCTGTTCGGCGGTTTCGCGCGGTCCCTTGATCGTGACATGATTGCCGTTGGGGCTGATCACCAGGCCAAGCCGCCGCTCGATATGGGCCAGGTTCTGGTCGTAATGGCCGAAGACGAGGCTCGCCAGCCGGTTGTCGTCGAAGGACAGCAGGACTTCGGTGGCCGGCATCGCGTCGCGCAGCGGAGCGTCGCTGCGTGCGGGCGCGAGATCGCGCCTCGGGCCTCGGTCGGGTCGTGGTGTCAT includes these proteins:
- a CDS encoding PhoH family protein; this translates as MPATEVLLSFDDNRLASLVFGHYDQNLAHIERRLGLVISPNGNHVTIKGPRETAEQAGRVLKTLYTRAKAGASVTLGEVDGAIEESNIQRSLFPADNAGKASFEAVVTRKRGPVRARNAAQDAYLRQLKRNELVLAEGPAGTGKTWLAVGHAVSLIEQGVVERMVLSRPAVEAGERLGFLPGDMREKVDPYLRPIYDALNDFMEARHVERALATGMIEIAPLAFMRGRTLTNAVVLLDEAQNATSVQMKMFLTRLGEGSRMIITGDPTQIDLPPGQRSGLIEAVKLLSGVEGVGHAKFEEGDVVRHDLVRRIVMAYEGAARREREEREERMRAAVPEPQAPIESETEGLKRTLSRERPR